CAAAGACTGCATGATCTGCTGAAAATCGTGACCGTCAATCTCCTGCGTGTTCCACCCGAAGGCTTCGAATTTGGCAGCAATAGGCAGGGGAGACATTACCTTATCTACAGCCCCGTCAATCTGCAACCCGTTGTAGTCGACAATAGCCACTAGGTTGTCCAGCCGGTAGTGGGCGGCAGCCATCACGGCTTCCCACACCTCTCCCTCTTGTATCTCCCCGTCTCCCAACAGGGTGTAAACTCGATAATCCTTGGCATCCAAACGCCCTGCTAGGGCCATACCCACTGCCCAGGCTATTCCCTGGCCCAGGGAACCGGTCGAAGCTTCCACCCCAGGAACTTTTCGCATGTCAGGATGACCCTGCAGCCGGCTGCCCAAGCGGCGAAGACTTTGCAATTCTTCCTTGGGGATAAAACCTTTTTCCGCCAGAGCCGCATACAGCAAAGGAGCGGCATGTCCTTTACTGAGTACAAAACGGTCCCGCTCTGGCCAACCCGGGTTGGCATTATCGAGCCTCATCTCCCAGAAATAGAGGCAAGCCACGACATCGGCTGCAGAAAGCGAGCCCCCCGTGTGCCCGGAGCCGGCTTTTCCCAGCATTTTAATCACCTCGCACCTCAGGCTCCTGGCCCGCTCTTTCAGTTCTGTCACGGCTTGTTGGCTAATTTCCCGCATCCTCAGTTAACTCCCTCTCTATAAATTCTTCGACGCCGATTAACCCCGAATTCACTCTTCATTCTTCATTCTTCATTCTTCATTCTTCATTCTTCATTCTTAATTCTCAATTCCCGCTCCGTACTTCTGCCCCAGATACGCGGTAATAAAATCGTTAATGTCTCCGTCCAGGACAGCATTAACGTTGCCTACCTCGAGCCCTGTACGGTGGTCCTTCACCAGGGAAAACGGGTTCAATACGTAAGTCCTTATCTGGTTGCCCCAAGCTATCTCCTTGTACTCCCCTTTCAGCTTCTGCAGGCTCTCTTCCTGCTCTCGCTGTTTCAGTTCGTACAATTTAGCCCGCAATATCTTCATGGCCGCTAGTTTGTTGGCGTACTGGGACCTCTCGTTCTGGCACTGCACCACGATGCCTGAAGGCAGGTGCGTGATACGTACGGCAGAGTCCGTCTTGTTCACGTGCTGGCCCCCGGCACCCCCGGCGCGGAAAGTATCTATACGCAGGTCATCGGAAGAAATGGTAACCTCCACATCATCCTGAATTTCCGGCAGAACTGAAACCAAGGCAAAAGAAGTATGCCTTCTTCCCGAGGCGTCGAAGGGAGATACCCTGATAAGTCTATGCACCCCAGCCTCGGCTCTCATCTTGCCATAGGCGTATTTCCCTTTTATCAGCAAGGTCACGCTCTTAATCCCTGCTTCTTCCCCCGGCAGGTAATCCATTATGTCAACCTCATACCCGTTATCCTCAGCCCAGCGGGTATACATGCGCAAAAGCATCTCCACCCAGTCCTGGGCATCGGTACCTCCTGCCCCGGCGTGCAGAGAAACGATAGCATTGCTGTCGTCGTGTTCTCCCTTGAACATGATAGAGAGTTCGTATTCGCGAAACCGGCGGTTAAGCCGGGCCAACTCAGCCGCTGCTTCGCGGTAAAGCTCCTCGTCTTCCTCGGCCTCCGCCAATTCCAAAAGTGCTGAGATGTCCTCTATCTCGCGGACAAGTGATTCATAACTGTCTACCCGTTCCTTGAGCCCGCTCATCTCCTTAACGACCTTCTGGGCCTCCTGATTGTCGTCCCAAAAACCGGGTTGGCAGGTTTTGTCCTCCAGTTTTTTTATCCTGTGCTTCAGTCCCTCTACGTCAAAGAGAACCTCCGATTTCTTCAAGTCTCTTTTTAATTTCGCAAGCCAGGTTTAAGGCGTTTTCTGAAAGCATTTATAGGCCCCTCCTTCCCTACTCTCCGCTCTGAGGCGGTTCAAAGTAATCGTATTTCTGTTTCAGTATTACTATATCCACTCGACGGTTCATGGCCCGGTTGGGCTCGCTGTCGTTGGGCATCAAAGGCCGATACTCTCCGTATCCCGTAGCAGAAAGACGATCGGGAGGAATACCCACCTCCCCGGCCAGCACATGCACCACATTGGTGGCCCGTAAGACCGAGAGTTCCCAGTTAGAAGGAAACTTTGGCGTATTGATAGGCAGATCATCGGTGTGTCCTTCTACCCTTACGTAGTTAGGTATGGTTTTCAGGCTCTCGCCCACTTTACGTATTATTTCATGTGCCCGGGGAGTCAAAACATCTGATCCTTTAGGAAAAAGCAGAGTATCCTTCAAGCTTATGACCAGGCCCCGCTCCTGCTCCATCAGAACGATGTTTCCCGCCAGGCCTTCTTCGCTTTTGATGTATTCGGCAAGCTGCTTTTCAATGGCCTCGAGGTTCCCCTGCAGGGTAGGGGTATCGCCCTGCCCCTCGCGTATGATCTGCCCGCTTCTCCCTTCTACCACAGAAGGGCCAGGCGTTTCCATAATAGAAATCGACTTTCCGGATAGGACCATGCTCAGAGAATTGGCTAAAGCCTGAAACTTTTGGGCATCTACCTGGCTCATGGTGTACATTACAACGAAAAATATCATCAACAAAGTTATGAGGTCAGAATAAGTGAGTAGCCACCGCTCCATGCTGGGGCCACCCTCACCACCTTCTTGTTCTTTCTTAGAATTTCGGGCCATGTTACATTTCCACCCCTGCCTTTTGGGCTTCAAACATAGCTTGTTTTTCCGCAGGCGCCAGGAAAGTCATGAGTTTCTCCCTGATAACCCGGGGATTCTCCCCCGCCTGCACCGAAAGCACGCCCTCAAGAACCAACTCCATGAGCTTGACTTCTTTTTCCGTCTTGACCTTTATCTTGCCGGCAAACGGAATCCATAAAATGTTGGCGGAAAAAATACCGTACAGGGTGGCGATGAAAGCCACCGCAATGGCTCCTCCTAGTTTGTCTGGCTCGCTGACATTACTCAAGACCTGCACCAGTCCCATGACCGTTCCTATTATTCCCATAGTCGGAGCAAAACCTCCGGCGGCGTTGAAAATATCGACCCCGAGTTTTTGCCGCTTCTCGAAGGCCTCGATTTCCATCTCCAACATGTTGCGGGTAAGCTCTGGATCAGTGCCATCGATGACCAGCTGCAGCGCGCGGCGCATAAACTCGTTTTCCAATTCCTCGAGCTGGGTTTCGAGGCTCAAAAGTCCTTCTCGCCGCGCTTTATCCGCTACCTGTACCAACTGGTCGATGGTTTCTCCAAATTCTATTTTTTTATTGGTAAACACAACCTTCAAAAAATACGGAATGGTCTTTAACTCCTCGGAGCTGAAGCTGACGGTGACTGCGCCTATGGTACCGCCAAAGACGATGAGAGCAGCGGTCTCCTTCAGCAACATCCCCACTTTTCCCTCTTCTAAAACGAACCCTAGGATAAGACCGGCAAGGCCTATAATAAGTCCGATCAGCGAAGTGAGATCCATCAGCCAACTCCTCTCCCGCAACACTTCTTATACTTTTTACCGCTGCCGCAAGGGCACGGGTCGTTGCGCCCGATCTTCGAAGACCGCACCGGCTTACGGCCGCCCTCCTGCTCCCGGCTTTCAACCGTCACCCTTTCCCGGGGCTGGCTGACCACCTTGACCCGGAACACATACCTGACAACATCTTCTTTAATACTGGCAACCATATCCTGAAACGCGTTATAAGCTTCGAATTTATACTCAACCAGCGGATCCCGCTGCCCGTAAGCCCTGAGACCTATACCGTGCCGTAGCTGGTCCATGGCATCGATGTGGTCCATCCACTTGTCGTCGATTATGCGGAGCAACAAAACCTTTTGCAGAGCCTGCATGGTCTCGTCGCCCATCTCGGACCGGCGCTTTTCGTAAAACAGGCGTCCCTTTTCCTTTAAGAACGAAACCACGTCATCCCGGGTCATGCCCTTAAATTCCTCGGGTCCAAAATCCGGTTCCGGGATGTAGTTGCGCTCCACGTAATTAAAGAGCCCCGCTAAATCCCACCCGTCCGCGTATTTCTCCTCACCCGCGAATCGGTCCACAATCAGCTCAGCCACGTCTTCCATCATAGATATCACGGTTTCGGTCAGGTCTTCTCCATAGAGCACCTTGTCGCGTTCCGCGTATATAACTTCACGCTGCTGGTTGATGACATCATCGTACTCCAGAACATGCTTACGGATCTCGAAATTCCGGCTCTCCACTTTCTTCTGAGCGTTCTCAATAGCCCTGGAAACCAGTTTGTTTTCAATAGGTACGGAATCATCCATCCCCAGCCGGTCCATTAAGCCCTCGATGCTCTCCGAACCGAAAAGACGCATCAGGTCGTCCTCCAGGGAGACGTAGAACCGCGATTCCCCCGGGTCTCCTTGGCGCCCGGAACGACCCCGCAGCTGGTTGTCTATGCGGCGGGCTTCATGCCTCTCGGTCCCCAAAACGTAGAGCCCTCCCAGCTCGGCCACGCCTTCTCCCAGCACGATGTCCGTCCCTCGACCAGCCATATTGGTTGCAATGGTTACGGTCCCTTTCTGCCCGGCCCGGGCGATGATCTGGGCCTCTTTTTCGTGGTGTTTGGCGTTTAAAACCTGGTGGGGGACCCCGCGCCGGGATAGCATACTGCTGAGCCTTTCCGATTTTTCAATTGAAATGGTCCCTACCAGCACCGGCTGCCCTTTTCGGTACCGCTCGACAATATCTTCTACGACTGCCTGGAATTTACCTTCTTCAGTACGGTAAATAAAGTCAGGAAGATCGACGCGAATCATCGGCTTGTGGGTGGGAATCACCACCACGTCCATCCCGTAGATCTTGCGAAACTCTTCCTCTTCCGTAGCCGCCGTTCCAGTCATCCCTGCCAGTTTTTCGTACAGGCGAAAATAATTTTGGAATGTAATGGTAGCCAAAGTCTGGCTTTCCCTTTCAATCTTGACGCCTTCCTTGGCTTCGATGGCCTGGTGCAGGCCGTCGCTGTACCGGCGCCCGAACATCAACCTCCCTGTAAACTCGTCCACGATGATGACCTTGCCATCCTTCACGACGTAGTCCCGGTCCCGCTTCATCAAGGCGTGCGCCTTCAGTCCCTGGTTCACATGATGAGCCAGTTCCATGTACCTATCATCACCCAGGTTTTCGATGCCGAAGTATTTTTCGACCTTGGCCACCCCTTCGTCGGTCAAGGTTACCAGGTGAGCCTTTTCATCCACCTTGTAATCTACCTCTGGCTTCAGCCTGGGCACAAATTTGGCGATTTTGTAATACAGATCAGTCGGCTTATCCGCTTCCCCCGAAATTATGAGCGGAGTTCGCGCCTCGTCGATGAGAATCGAGTCTACTTCGTCCACGATGGCGTAATAGCGTTCCCTCTGCACCTTGTGTTCGGGAGTGGTAACCATGTTGTCCCGCAGGTAATCGAAACCGAATTCGTTGTTGGTACCATAAGTAACATCGGCCTGGTATGCCCGCTGCTTTTCTTCATGGTTCAGTCCGTGGACCACTAATCCTACGGAAAGCCCGAGGCTGCGGTAAATTGGCCCCATCCACTCCGCGTCGCGAGAAGCCAAGTAATCGTTCACGGTCACTATGTGGACTCCCCGCCCGGTGAGGGCATTGAGATATGCGGGCAAAGTAGCTACCAGGGTCTTACCTTCACCGGTTTTCATCTCCGCGATACGCCCCTGGTGCAGGACTATCCCGCCCAAAATC
The sequence above is drawn from the Syntrophothermus lipocalidus DSM 12680 genome and encodes:
- a CDS encoding transketolase, encoding MREISQQAVTELKERARSLRCEVIKMLGKAGSGHTGGSLSAADVVACLYFWEMRLDNANPGWPERDRFVLSKGHAAPLLYAALAEKGFIPKEELQSLRRLGSRLQGHPDMRKVPGVEASTGSLGQGIAWAVGMALAGRLDAKDYRVYTLLGDGEIQEGEVWEAVMAAAHYRLDNLVAIVDYNGLQIDGAVDKVMSPLPIAAKFEAFGWNTQEIDGHDFQQIMQSLEAARGHKGRPSAIVARTVKGKGVSFMENGVDWHGKAPNTEQVERALAELAVN
- the prfB gene encoding peptide chain release factor 2, giving the protein MKKSEVLFDVEGLKHRIKKLEDKTCQPGFWDDNQEAQKVVKEMSGLKERVDSYESLVREIEDISALLELAEAEEDEELYREAAAELARLNRRFREYELSIMFKGEHDDSNAIVSLHAGAGGTDAQDWVEMLLRMYTRWAEDNGYEVDIMDYLPGEEAGIKSVTLLIKGKYAYGKMRAEAGVHRLIRVSPFDASGRRHTSFALVSVLPEIQDDVEVTISSDDLRIDTFRAGGAGGQHVNKTDSAVRITHLPSGIVVQCQNERSQYANKLAAMKILRAKLYELKQREQEESLQKLKGEYKEIAWGNQIRTYVLNPFSLVKDHRTGLEVGNVNAVLDGDINDFITAYLGQKYGAGIEN
- a CDS encoding OmpA/MotB family protein, encoding MARNSKKEQEGGEGGPSMERWLLTYSDLITLLMIFFVVMYTMSQVDAQKFQALANSLSMVLSGKSISIMETPGPSVVEGRSGQIIREGQGDTPTLQGNLEAIEKQLAEYIKSEEGLAGNIVLMEQERGLVISLKDTLLFPKGSDVLTPRAHEIIRKVGESLKTIPNYVRVEGHTDDLPINTPKFPSNWELSVLRATNVVHVLAGEVGIPPDRLSATGYGEYRPLMPNDSEPNRAMNRRVDIVILKQKYDYFEPPQSGE
- a CDS encoding flagellar motor protein codes for the protein MDLTSLIGLIIGLAGLILGFVLEEGKVGMLLKETAALIVFGGTIGAVTVSFSSEELKTIPYFLKVVFTNKKIEFGETIDQLVQVADKARREGLLSLETQLEELENEFMRRALQLVIDGTDPELTRNMLEMEIEAFEKRQKLGVDIFNAAGGFAPTMGIIGTVMGLVQVLSNVSEPDKLGGAIAVAFIATLYGIFSANILWIPFAGKIKVKTEKEVKLMELVLEGVLSVQAGENPRVIREKLMTFLAPAEKQAMFEAQKAGVEM
- the secA gene encoding preprotein translocase subunit SecA — encoded protein: MVLGFLKKVLDANEREVKRLWHIVEEVNSLEPQVQALSDEGLAAKTLDFKRRLENGDTLDDILPEAFAVVREASRRTLGMRHFDVQILGGIVLHQGRIAEMKTGEGKTLVATLPAYLNALTGRGVHIVTVNDYLASRDAEWMGPIYRSLGLSVGLVVHGLNHEEKQRAYQADVTYGTNNEFGFDYLRDNMVTTPEHKVQRERYYAIVDEVDSILIDEARTPLIISGEADKPTDLYYKIAKFVPRLKPEVDYKVDEKAHLVTLTDEGVAKVEKYFGIENLGDDRYMELAHHVNQGLKAHALMKRDRDYVVKDGKVIIVDEFTGRLMFGRRYSDGLHQAIEAKEGVKIERESQTLATITFQNYFRLYEKLAGMTGTAATEEEEFRKIYGMDVVVIPTHKPMIRVDLPDFIYRTEEGKFQAVVEDIVERYRKGQPVLVGTISIEKSERLSSMLSRRGVPHQVLNAKHHEKEAQIIARAGQKGTVTIATNMAGRGTDIVLGEGVAELGGLYVLGTERHEARRIDNQLRGRSGRQGDPGESRFYVSLEDDLMRLFGSESIEGLMDRLGMDDSVPIENKLVSRAIENAQKKVESRNFEIRKHVLEYDDVINQQREVIYAERDKVLYGEDLTETVISMMEDVAELIVDRFAGEEKYADGWDLAGLFNYVERNYIPEPDFGPEEFKGMTRDDVVSFLKEKGRLFYEKRRSEMGDETMQALQKVLLLRIIDDKWMDHIDAMDQLRHGIGLRAYGQRDPLVEYKFEAYNAFQDMVASIKEDVVRYVFRVKVVSQPRERVTVESREQEGGRKPVRSSKIGRNDPCPCGSGKKYKKCCGRGVG